A part of Amycolatopsis lurida genomic DNA contains:
- a CDS encoding RidA family protein, whose protein sequence is MTWSDRLAELGIELPAVAAPLAAYVPAVRTGSHVYTAGQLPFVKGELEATGKVGAEVSPEEAKQYARTSILNALAAVDSVVGIDNVVRVVKVVGFVASAEGFTGQPAVINGASELLGEIFGEAGIHARSAVGVAELPIGAPVEIELIVEVK, encoded by the coding sequence ATGACCTGGAGCGATCGACTCGCCGAGCTCGGTATCGAGCTGCCTGCCGTCGCCGCCCCGCTGGCGGCCTACGTGCCCGCCGTCCGCACGGGTTCGCACGTCTACACGGCCGGGCAGCTGCCCTTCGTCAAGGGTGAGCTCGAGGCGACCGGCAAGGTCGGCGCCGAGGTCAGCCCCGAAGAGGCGAAGCAGTACGCGCGGACGTCGATCCTCAACGCCCTCGCCGCGGTCGACTCGGTCGTCGGCATCGACAACGTCGTGCGGGTGGTCAAGGTCGTCGGCTTCGTCGCGTCCGCGGAGGGCTTCACCGGTCAGCCCGCGGTGATCAACGGTGCGTCCGAGCTGCTCGGCGAGATCTTCGGCGAGGCGGGTATCCACGCCCGCTCGGCCGTCGGGGTCGCCGAGCTGCCGATCGGGGCGCCGGTCGAGATCGAACTGATCGTGGAGGTGAAGTGA
- a CDS encoding DUF4177 domain-containing protein produces the protein MSATKWEYATVPLLIHATKQILDQWGEDGWELVTVLPNPTGEQHVAYLKRAKN, from the coding sequence ATGAGCGCCACCAAGTGGGAGTACGCGACCGTCCCCCTGTTGATCCACGCCACCAAGCAGATCCTCGACCAGTGGGGAGAGGACGGCTGGGAGCTCGTCACCGTGCTCCCGAACCCGACCGGCGAGCAGCACGTCGCCTACCTCAAACGAGCGAAGAACTGA
- a CDS encoding NUDIX hydrolase, translated as MAEELTFDIPVGAGVGTRANADGVPVTPKDAATVILLRDGTDGVEVFLQHRVKGMPFAGGMTVFPGGGVDSRDVDTSVSWAGPEPAWWAERFGCDESLARALVCAAVRETFEESGVLLASIGDAVVTDTTPYHDARAKLVSRELSLAAFLEANGLTLRADLLRPWANWVTPPQEPRRYDTCFFVAVLPEGQQADGATSEAVSSGWQRPEEAIADAKEGRRMLMPPTWMTLAELGEFGSAAAAQAVEREISKIMPTLVREGDKVRVVLDPA; from the coding sequence GTGGCTGAAGAACTGACATTCGACATCCCGGTGGGGGCCGGGGTGGGCACTCGCGCCAACGCCGACGGCGTGCCGGTGACACCCAAGGACGCGGCGACCGTGATCCTCCTCCGCGACGGCACCGACGGCGTCGAGGTCTTCCTGCAGCACCGGGTGAAGGGCATGCCGTTCGCCGGCGGGATGACCGTCTTCCCGGGCGGTGGCGTGGATTCCCGCGATGTCGACACCTCCGTCAGCTGGGCGGGCCCGGAGCCCGCGTGGTGGGCGGAACGCTTCGGCTGCGACGAATCGCTCGCCCGCGCCCTGGTGTGCGCGGCCGTGCGGGAGACGTTCGAGGAGTCGGGCGTGCTGCTCGCGAGCATCGGGGACGCCGTCGTCACCGACACGACGCCCTACCACGACGCCCGCGCGAAGCTGGTCTCCCGGGAACTCTCCCTCGCCGCGTTCCTCGAAGCCAACGGCCTGACACTGCGCGCGGATCTCCTGCGCCCGTGGGCGAACTGGGTCACCCCGCCGCAGGAACCGCGCCGTTACGACACCTGCTTCTTCGTCGCCGTGCTGCCCGAGGGGCAGCAGGCGGACGGCGCCACCTCCGAGGCCGTCAGCTCCGGCTGGCAGCGGCCCGAGGAGGCCATCGCCGATGCCAAGGAAGGGCGTCGCATGCTCATGCCACCGACCTGGATGACGCTCGCGGAACTGGGCGAATTCGGCTCGGCGGCCGCGGCTCAGGCCGTCGAGCGCGAGATCTCGAAGATCATGCCGACGCTGGTGCGCGAAGGCGACAAGGTCCGCGTCGTCCTGGACCCGGCATGA
- a CDS encoding ArsA-related P-loop ATPase, whose product MSTSLAGWTDELARARLHFVTGKGGTGKTTLAASLGLALAKGGRRVLLIEVEGRQGIAQLFDTEPLPYAEQRIAAVPGGGELRALHIDVEAALLEYFEMFYNLGFAGRTLRRMGAIEFATTLAPGLRDVLLTGKIKECVGRTESDGRHTYDAVVVDSPPTGRVVKFLDVTKALTDLAKTGPIRGQADGVVRLLHSGETAVHLVTLLEEMPVRETVEAVAELDGADLRPGAVLVNRVRPPRLPARSVTAAADGRVDASRVRAGLASAGLNLPDSTLDALVEETVEHAVRVAAEQRAREQLAEADLPGLELPDLTDGVDVAALYDLAEALTEQGVR is encoded by the coding sequence GTGAGCACATCCCTTGCCGGCTGGACCGACGAACTCGCGAGAGCCAGGCTGCATTTCGTCACCGGTAAGGGCGGGACGGGCAAGACCACGCTCGCCGCCTCCCTCGGCCTCGCGCTCGCCAAAGGCGGGCGCCGGGTGCTGCTGATCGAGGTCGAAGGCCGCCAGGGCATCGCCCAGCTCTTCGACACCGAGCCGCTGCCGTACGCCGAGCAGCGCATCGCGGCCGTTCCCGGCGGCGGCGAACTGCGCGCCCTGCACATCGACGTCGAGGCCGCGCTGCTCGAATACTTCGAGATGTTCTACAACCTCGGCTTCGCGGGGCGGACGCTGCGGCGGATGGGCGCGATCGAGTTCGCGACCACGCTCGCGCCGGGGCTGCGCGACGTCCTGCTCACCGGGAAGATCAAGGAATGCGTCGGCCGCACTGAATCGGACGGCCGCCACACCTACGACGCCGTCGTCGTCGACTCGCCGCCCACCGGCCGGGTCGTGAAGTTCCTCGACGTCACCAAGGCGCTGACCGATCTCGCCAAGACCGGCCCGATCCGCGGCCAGGCCGACGGGGTCGTGCGCCTGCTGCACTCCGGTGAGACCGCGGTCCACCTGGTGACGCTGCTGGAAGAGATGCCGGTGCGGGAGACCGTCGAAGCGGTCGCCGAACTCGACGGCGCGGATCTGCGCCCCGGCGCGGTGCTGGTCAACCGGGTTCGCCCGCCGCGACTGCCCGCCCGTTCGGTGACCGCCGCCGCGGACGGCCGCGTCGACGCCTCGCGCGTCCGCGCCGGCCTCGCGTCGGCCGGGCTGAACCTGCCCGACAGCACCCTCGACGCGTTGGTCGAGGAGACCGTCGAGCACGCCGTGCGGGTCGCGGCCGAGCAGCGCGCCCGCGAGCAACTCGCCGAAGCGGACTTGCCGGGCCTCGAACTGCCGGATCTGACCGACGGCGTCGACGTCGCGGCGCTCTACGACCTCGCCGAAGCGCTGACCGAGCAGGGGGTGCGCTGA
- a CDS encoding ArsA family ATPase, with product MSDVLEVDRLIDDPESRVIVCCGSGGVGKTTTAAALALRAAERGRQTVVLTIDPARRLAQALGLRELGNHPKQVQVEGFEPKGELWAMMLDMRRTFDDMVRVHAGPERAEQLLQNPFYQTISTSFSGTQEYMAMEKLGQLAATDEWDLIIVDTPPSRSALDFLDAPTRLSSALDGRMIRLLTGPAKAGGWGLRKVVNAGFSMFAKAVSTIIGGQLLTDASAFMQAFDSMFGGFRERARKTAELLRSGGTSFLVVAAPEPDALREASYFVERLSEESMPLAGLVANRTHPVLAPLSSAEAIAAAEQLAKGEVGAPLAEAVLRLHADRVALADRETRLLARFTRAHPEVPLVRVPALPSDVHDLEGLRDIGTRLATQS from the coding sequence ATGTCGGACGTCCTCGAGGTCGACCGGCTGATCGACGATCCGGAAAGCCGGGTCATCGTGTGCTGCGGGTCCGGCGGGGTCGGCAAGACGACCACCGCGGCGGCGCTGGCGTTGCGCGCGGCCGAACGCGGGCGGCAGACGGTGGTGCTCACCATCGACCCGGCCCGGCGGCTGGCACAGGCACTCGGCCTGCGCGAACTGGGCAACCACCCGAAGCAGGTGCAGGTCGAAGGCTTCGAGCCCAAGGGGGAGCTCTGGGCGATGATGCTCGACATGCGCCGCACCTTCGACGACATGGTGCGCGTGCACGCCGGCCCGGAGCGCGCCGAGCAGCTGCTGCAGAACCCCTTCTACCAGACCATTTCCACGTCGTTCTCCGGAACGCAGGAGTACATGGCGATGGAGAAGCTGGGGCAGCTCGCGGCCACCGACGAGTGGGATCTGATCATCGTCGACACGCCGCCCAGCCGGTCGGCGCTGGACTTCCTCGACGCGCCGACGCGGCTTTCCAGCGCGCTCGACGGCCGGATGATCCGCCTGCTCACCGGTCCGGCCAAGGCCGGCGGCTGGGGCCTGCGCAAGGTCGTCAACGCCGGGTTCTCGATGTTCGCGAAGGCCGTCTCGACCATCATCGGCGGCCAGCTGCTGACCGACGCTTCGGCGTTCATGCAAGCCTTCGACAGCATGTTCGGCGGCTTCCGCGAACGCGCGCGCAAGACCGCCGAGCTGCTGCGGTCCGGCGGGACGTCGTTCCTCGTGGTGGCCGCGCCGGAGCCGGACGCGCTGCGCGAAGCGTCCTACTTCGTGGAGCGGCTCTCGGAGGAGAGCATGCCGCTGGCCGGGCTGGTCGCGAACCGGACGCACCCGGTGCTGGCGCCGTTGTCCAGCGCCGAAGCCATCGCGGCCGCCGAGCAGCTGGCGAAGGGCGAGGTCGGCGCTCCGCTGGCCGAAGCCGTCCTTCGCCTGCACGCGGACCGGGTCGCGCTGGCCGATCGAGAGACGCGGCTGCTCGCCAGGTTCACGCGGGCGCATCCCGAGGTCCCGCTGGTGCGGGTGCCCGCGCTCCCCAGTGACGTGCACGATCTCGAGGGCCTGCGCGACATCGGCACGCGTCTGGCCACCCAGTCCTGA